The DNA window ggggggttgtgtgtgtgtgtgtgtggggtgtgtgtgtgtgtgtgtgtgtgtgtgtgtgtgtgtgtgtgtgtgtgtgtatttgtgtgtgtgtgtgtgtgtgtgtgtgtgtttacaggatGTGGGAGTCCACCCTGTGTGAGTTAAGAAGGGGCGTTGCCTCCTCCCCAAACCCCACACCTGTCAGACAGTGAGGTGCTAATCCCCGTGGAGAAGGGGCAGCAGATTAGCCATGTTATCTCACAGCTAGAGACCCCTGCTCTGCCCAGATGGGGAGTGTTTTTTCTGAAGGGCTTCTTTCCCCTCCACCATGGAATATAAACTGATAATCAGAGTCAACCCACGGCCAGGGCACATTTGATTCAGGAAAACTGGAGCAGGGTTAAGAGGTTAGCTTAATCTAgtctagactgtgtgtgtggagagagagagagacagagagagagttaatgtgtgtgtgtgtgtgtgtgtgtgtgtgtgtgtgtgtgtgtgtgagagagagagttagtgaagatgtgtatgagagaaagatagagacagataaagagaggaggagaagagagagagagagagagagagagagagagagagtccctctGAACTCGTCACTCATTGAGTCAGCTACTCTCGTCCTTCCACTGACTCACTCATTTGAGGGTTGCCAGGCGATGGCGGAGGGGAAAATGTTTCCTATTGCGTATCTGCTGATGCTGGTGGCTAATATTTATTCAGGCCAAATGGTGAGAGGCCAGGAGAAAATAATAGATACATTCTCAAATGATTGCATCAAAGCTAAATCGTCTGAAAGAGAAAAGAGCTGAGTAGTGTTCTTTGcactttgtttttcaaaaaacaGTTTGGGTAAAGGGGAGGATAACAGTCGTCATCTCTAGAAAGTTCCACTCAACAGCTCCGGTTTGAGGGGACTGGTTACTATGGTTTTCATCATGTCAGGGATTTATAGGGAATGCATGACTGCCACATAGAAACATGGAAAAATGGCAGGACTTGAAAAACATGGttcaggaagaaaaaaacagctaCGCCAGAGTTCAGCTAGGTTCTCTTAGATAACATTCATTGGCTGGATTAGCAAGGAGTCTTTATGCTAGTCAGTGTTGACAGTAATGGTTTGTTCATGTCAAATAATGCAATGAGTGATGCCGTTCCTGGAGTCCCAGGATATCTGGCATAATCCATTAGTTcaataaacaaaccatgaaAAAGATTAGCTAATGTTCCATTTCCATGTTTCAAGATAATAAATACAATGACAATCAGTGTATTGTATTGGTATTAATGGTTTACACATAAGTTCAGGGGAAGTTACCCTTTGTATAAAGCTTTCATGTACATAAACAATGTTCATTACTACTCTTATCAGGTGTAATAGACATCAGTGGAGATGGCTACAGCAGGAGCGGAGAGCTGATGTCCATCTTCAAGGTCTCAGGCAGGCCTGGGTCACCCCTGACCTCCACGAGAGGTCGAGCTGCACATGGCTCCCAGCGTCCATCCCCACTCCTCACTCGGGCCTGTGCGGTCATGATTTGGTCCGTGGAGAGGTCAGGATGTCCCCGGACGCTACGGCGCTGCCTTTGGAGGGTATGGTGGAGGCCACCTGGCTGAACTGCCACAGGCGCGAGGCCCATACGAATTTAAACTCGCCACCAAATGACGTGGACTTAAACCAAATCTGGCAACCTTCTTTGAGATGCGAGTCACTCGGAGCGCGTGAGGATGATAATAGAAACGAACTTGTGAGTTACTTCACCAGAGCAAATAGCATTCCTGTCCTATTCTTCGAAGTTCAGCCTCCTGTCTACGTGACGTGTGCCGAGGCCTCTGTGTGCAGTGTTCCGGCTCATTCTCCTCCAGGCcattgtgtgtacagtgtgtgcccCTCAGACCACTGTGGTACGCTGCCCGTTGCCAGACGCTCAAAGAACAGAGCTGAATCTAGCTCTCCTTGGGAAGACACATTTCAAGATTACAACCACAATGACTGCTTGTTAAGGACAACAGTCAACCATCCTTGTCATCCATCGACAGCGACTTTATCCTCAAAATCCCTCCCTGAATGTATCACCACACCTAATGAGCCCTTCCCCAGGGTGCTTCCAACACTTTTGCTTCCAGAAAGCTCTATTCTTTGGCATAATACTAGTACAGAATGGATGACAATCGACAGCGACTCTCCGTCGGAGGCTGGAGCCGAATTAGACGCGGACACCTCTGGTGAGCGGCTCGGCCGGTGTTCAGACGGCAGCACGTCCTGCAGTGACATCTCGGAGATAGAAGATTCAGACAGCGATGACGCGGGCACGGACGGGTCTGATGCCTCCTGTCAGCACGAATCCTCTGATGGGCATGAATCACCGAGCGAGCGGACAGGATATTggtgcccgccgccgccgcccgtcCTCAAGAGGTCTCGTGGAgacgcacacctgcacaccGCACCGTCGGCCTCATCAGAGGAGCTCAATGCCACTCGTCTGAGGAAGAGAGTCTCCTTCTTCGAGGAGGTCACCGTGTTTATTTTTGACAAGGTAACTTAGAAAAAGTCGTTTTCTAACAAACCAAATAAATGACATCCTCCCATGATGATTTGTCAAGCACAGCCATCATTTTGCCATGCTTTACCCTACTGCAAACACTACTAAAACACTTTATTTACATTCTCATTGTGTTCTAATGCACACCACCATTGTGTTATTTTCTGTTATAAACACTGTGTGTCCCCCCACCTTCACAGGAGGCACCTACCCAGGACTTGAAAACTCCATGTAGCTCAGTGGACATTCAGAGCCAGAAGTCACCGGGAATTATGCCTGTGTCCACCAGTGGACATGCTGGTCACTTCTCAGCAGAGGAGATCCACTGTGATGAAGATGGTGAGTGGGTTCCTCTGTCTAGAACCCCCAATGGACCTAGACACAGTAAAATCTGACCTGCATACAGTGCATGATAATACTACAATGTGTTGCTATATATTATTAATATACTTTGTTTTTCTTACCCCAGATTTTGAGTGGGAAGATGACTTCTGCACAGCGGTGCCCTCGTTCCCTGTGCTGACGAAGGCCAGTCGGTCTCCTTGGTCTCACATCTCGGACACATCAGAGCATCCACGCAGCTCTGCCCGCTCTCGCCACGACTGGCTGAACTGCTCCACCTACACCATCACCCACATCACAGACTCGGATTTGGAGTGAAGAGGAAATCTCAGCAGGATTTCATCAGTTTCTTCACATTATGGAGTAGAGATGTTGTGAATGCAATTAGCAATGTTTGTTTTCTACAGATATTATGACGACTCCATTTTTCTTTATAGCAGTAATATATTGACTCCCTAGTAGGATGGGATGAGGGCATTAAAGTTATTTTACAACAATGTGCCAgttgtgtatgtattttttatGCACCTGCTTTTAGACTATTAGTAACGGACAATAATAAAGCCAGGAGTCAAAGCCATGGCAAGCAGTTCATTTGAAGTAATACAATGTAGAAattctgcattttcattgacTTCCAACACTAGTGCCAAGTTGAtttaaaactgataaaaaaggGTCATCCTCGTACCTGTGATGTTACATTGCGCAATAGCAGGCACTCCAGGCACACATTAGCAATGTGAGAGACATATTCTCATATACATATTCCATATTGTAGAACCACACTGTGTTGCTTTACAGTAACCCAAACAGTGCAGCTGGTCCTAAGTGAGTAGATTCTCTTTGTAATAATGTATGCAGTGCAGAGAAATCTGACTTCTATATAcagtaagtaagtgtgtgtgggacagagagagagagagaaatgctgaggtagagtgtgtgtgtgtgtgtgtgagagagagagagagagagacagagagagagagagagagcaagacagcgagagagcgatgctcagtgtgtgtgtgtgtgtgtgtgtgtgtgtgtgtgtgcgcaagagagagagagagggagcgatgctgagagagcaagacagcgagagagcgatgctgagagagtgtgtgtgtgtgtgtgtgtctgagagagagctaGTCAGTGAGAGAGcgatactgagagagagagtgtgtgtgtgtgtgtgtgtgagactgcaagagagagagagagcgatgctgagagtgtgtgtgcctgtgtgtcaaaCTGTGCCATGTTGGCACTCGGCCCTGATTGCGTTTGTCAAAGGGCAGCTCTGTTGTCATGATGACACAAGAGCCTGCGCTTGTTTTTCACCTCATCCGGTCAGGCTTAGGGCTCATGGAAAAAGTGACTGAtatcccccctcacacacacacacacacacacacacacacacacttcccctcagtgatcactctctctctctcttttatgacTACACATGAGTCAGGTTGCCGGCCGGTCGAGGCCCCTTCCCCCTGCCCGTACCTGTCTGGACCTTACTCAGCAGTAGCCCAGAGCGCCGTGACATCAGGAGGCTGACGGGGACAGGTGCATGTCGGGTACTAAAAGCCACTCGCCGACGAGTGGGCCGTGACGTCACGCCTGCGCCCCGGGGGCCGGCCCGAGCGGAAGGACACGCTCACCTGTtgactcgctcgctcgctcgcgcgcGCTCTCCCGTTGTCTTGGGAGCGAGGGGCCGGGATTAGACGCTGCTTCCTGGAGATTGTTGacagtgggggggtggaggtgggggggtctgTGGGCAGTGCACGCTGAAAACAGATGACCACATTCCCTCGCAAGGGGCAAACAACTTCTGTCATTTGCAGCtcccattaccccccccccacccccccgttcttttttttttgtccctgaGCAATTCAGGATGTACTGTAGCCCCTTCCAGATGAAATATGACAGCAAGCTATTTTAGCTGCTAaacaacacatttctaagtTTCTCTAGAAACCACTGGATTGATAATGCAGAGTAAACTTTAGAACACTCTGGGTATAAGAAAGGCTAGACTTTAGAATACTGTTGTTAACAAGTTCTAGACTTTAGAACACTGAGAAGTTGTGAGAGAAACTGGGTGATTGACAGGCGACTGGGGCaggtgcagaggaggagaggccttGTGTTTGTTCATCTGTTTAAAGGTGTGGCCTTGGGTCCAGCTGTGGCAAATATTTGTATATCTGCCCAACTAGAATATGACCAAAATGTTAAGATTAGCCTCCAACTGTTCTGCTTAAGATTAAAAGATAGACCACAGGATGGTAGAGGGATTGAAAAACAGTTAGGTAAATCTAATACAAAAGATGTCTGTACTATGCCACGATTCTTCAATGAATGCGTCTCAATCTAAATGGTGAAAAACAAACTACTCTTTTCACTACTGTTTAGCCAACTTTTAGGCCTTCTTTGAGTGTAATCTCACACAACAGGACCTCCATGCATCTATCACTTTACACCTTGTTTGAAGACTGGAACTGTCGCATGCAAATTCTGTAAGACTGCTATCATCTGTCCATTGGTATTTTACATGCAAATGTGTAGTAGTAGGTGACTAGAGGAATGCACACGTATAGTGTGTCATTTAAGTgatagtatgtgagtgtgtgtgtgtggggggggggagagtctGGAAAAATGTGTATTTATGCAGAGTTCTTTTTTCTAATGTGTGCATTGTGCAGTGTGTATCTGCTCATGTCAGAGTGTCTATTTGTTCATTTGCCTGCATCATTGTAGTCCATATTCTGGAGAGCATCCAGGTATAGCAGTAATCTTATCAGCACCTGAAAAGAGTCCGCTCCTTGCAGGCAGACCCCCAGCCAGGGGCAACAAATGGAAAACTGGGGGGAAAgcgagaagggaaaaaaacacatgagcGTGAATGTTTCCACAGTCTCAGCAGTGGCACGCTTGTGTGCCTGGGGTTGTTTAAACATCGGAGACCACAGCACTCGATCTGCACCTCACCCAATGAAGCAGACTTGTGAAGCAAACCAAGGacatcagtggtgtgtgtccctctgtgtgtgtgtgtgtgtgtgtgtgtgtatgtgtgtgtcagatatgAAAGCTACCTTGGGAGTGGCACAGGTGTTAAAGGCATAAACTCCTGGCAAAACAGACTCTAAAGCAAGCAACTGCATAATGACAGCACTGCCAATTCCATGTCGGATCTCATTAACCTTTAGTATGTggaagtctctctgtgtgttttctagCTGTAAAGGCCATTCCATGGGAAATTGGAATGGGAATCTTATAATGTCTGAAAAGATGGAAAATGGAGATATGGAATGGAATTATTCCATTCCAAACTTCTCTGTACGTCTGTGAAACTGACTGAGCATATTACACAAGGACCTACATAATGTGTTTGAGAACACAACTTTCAAAAGATGGACCTTTCCCAACAATTTTTTCATAACTATGCCTACTTGTCATTCATGACAGCAGCTTTAACAAGACAATTTTACATCATGAACAGAGTTATATGCCACCTTAAATATTAGGCTTATCTATTAAGTGCTCTCTCATTGAATGTTTATTTTAAAAGGAATATGTCCCCTGCAATTCAACAATGGACAGCACAAATGTAGTGTGACAGAAGTTACCAGTTGATGCAGCAAAATATCAAGGGAACATATTTAGACACGTTTTCCCTCGTAATTCATCTCGATGAAATTACATTTTAACACTGACTGATGTTATCACGGTTAAGGCTGTCTACAATCTACACTTGTTTGTACGATAAGACGGCAACGTTGCTTTGTATTTCTGACAAAACGACTACGTTATCCAATCCTATCCTATTTGGTTTCACGGACACGTCCTGTTGTTACCATGTAGTAGCCTATTCGTTAACTTCATGGTCTACTCTATATAATGCTAGCATTCGTTGCCATGCTTGGCCGATTATCTGCCTGTCAGTGCCATGGTCTGTGCCCACTGACTGAACTCTGGTTTCGATATCTGCGCAACTCTCTTACGCACAAGTGAGTGCAGTTGAATCTCCATCTCATTGGCTAAGCAAATGCTACGTGTACATCAAGCAGCAACAGGTAGCCGCATGTGTAACTGTTAACATTTCATTCTGGGAATATCTCGTCTTGTGCTCCGCGCACATCAAACTTTTAAAATTACAAATAGTCATCACATTCCCTTGGCTTCTCATCTCTGATCTGTAAATACGCATATTTTATAAGGTAAGGTGATGttcaattttctttttctttaaacGTTTTCTTCTATTTCCAGGTTTTATACAATATCATTGTTGGTGCGTGTATATTATGGTACTTGTATTATGACTTTCACAGAAATCATCTTTGGTCACAACGTAAACGTGCTGACGTTTTTTGTTTAAAATCATCTCCGTCCAATTGCTAAGATTTTGGAAAAACATTTCGGTGTACAGTGGTTTAGTTGCTTATAATAAACCGAGTGGCTAACCTGTTTTTAGAAGGGTTAACCTTGAACATGTTATCATGCCCCGTGTGTAGTTAGATTAGGAAGCCCTGCTCTAGCGCTTGCTCCCCATCAACCGCGATAACAATGTCCAGCCAGCGTGTCAGGTGCAGAGACACTCTCATTTGTAAGATGCAATACAGACAGGGAGATTGTAACCACAATATTGCCACGTAGTCCATTTAATAATTGTAATGAAAGTAGCTTCTCCATCTGAACAGTAAACTGAACTGGCTCAAGTAAATAGCTCAAACACattgtttaaaaatattatctTATTGGAGGATGAATTGTTTCAACCACTGTTCTGAGAAACTTAAAATGGTAGCCTAAATGcagatttgaaaatgtgaactGAAATTGTTCATGAAATTGTCTCATGAAATGTAGGTCTTGATTGTGTCTTTGATTGGCCCTTCCTCCAGTGTGGCCCTTCCCTCAGAATCTCGAGCTTACCGGTGTGGGCGGGTCTGCAGGATGAAGTCCAAAGGGAAGGGGGTCAACAAGCGCAGCAGCCAGCAGGCCTGGAGCGAGTCTGACCCGGACATCAACCCGGAGACGGAGCCCGGCTCCAGCGAGCAGGAGGGCTCCGAGGCGTCCGTCCAGCTGAGGGGCTCCTGGCGGTCCCGCCGGGCGCAGCAGCGCCGGGCCAACGACGACGGCAGCGAGGGCGGCGGCCGAGGGGTGGCCCGGCGACGGCGGCCGCACGGCGGCGCCCGGGAGCGCAACGTCCGGCGCCTGGAGAGCAACGAGCGCGAGCGCCAGCGCATGCACAAGCTCAACAACGCCTTCCAGGCGCTGCGCGAGGCCATCCCGCACGTGCGCACCGACAAGAAGCTCTCCAAGATCGAGACGCTGACGCTGGCCAAGAACTACATCAAGGCCCTGACCACCATCATCCTGGGCATGTCGGGCGGCTGCCGCTCCGGCACCGAGGGCCCGGACGAGGCCAGCGTGAGCGAGGCCTCGCGCCTCCTGGAGTGCTGCCAGAGGCAcctggaggaggacgacgaggagAGCCTGTCCAAGTACCTGACTCAGATCCACAGCTTCACCCAGGGCAGCTAGCAGGAGGtctgaggggagggggaggagaaggaggtggtgtttggggcaggggtgtgtgtgtgtgtgtggggggggtgcagtggGGAGAGAAGGCTGGGATGCTTCAGAAATGGACTGGACAAATGGAAGGACAGTGTCTTGGTCAGTAGTTGAACTGTGGAGGCCAAGAAGTGCACCTCTCCACTCCCCGACCCTCTCAAGCTAGTCTCCTTAGACTTTTTGATCAAGAACTTTGTAAGTCTTGACAAGAGGAGGCAAAAAGACCCTTAAAAAAACATTCCAGCTCTGCTCCCTTGGTGAACTGATCTGAGTCAAGCCATGCAGGAGGACAGACCCAAAGATCCAAACAGGTCCTAAGTAACCACTATAAGACTGGTCCATGATGTGATGTATTGTTAAAACTTCAGTCTCACACCCTGAAAAATTACACTTTagcaaacatgcgcacacagtAGCAACCGGATAGACAGCCTCAACAAGACAATATGTCATGTCCTGTGGAGGATTCACCCTGAATGGTAACTGATCATAAAGGACAGAGAACAGACCGATTGAGAATACTCACATTTATTGAGAGGACACTGCCATGGAACAGACACAAAccatgcacatttttttttttttgttattgttccaCAAGTACACTGTACTCTAGTGTTAACCATAGTACAACCTCCCTGTACCACTTTGTTATTTGTAGAAGGAATAAATTAAGATTAAAACGAAGAGAACTACGACAcgtcctcttctctctgaggTGCGCACGATATCACAGGTTTAGCTTGGAATGTGTACAGATTTCACAAAACATGGTGCTAATACGTCTCCCCGTGTGTTAAAGGGAGATGAATGAATGGTCACAGCTCGGCTCTGCCTCGTCCGCTGACTTTTGACAGGAGCGCGGTGCGCTCACGCTCGCGGAGTGACCCAGCTTTATCGCGCAGAGGGCCAACTTATCTACTTTGCATTCGCTCAGCAGTTCTGCACAAGTTCAGTGGCTCCGTTTGTTTGGCTTTTTTTATGTGTACGTATtcacagaaggaaaaaaaaagcccaagaTTCAGTATTTACAGCGGTCACTTCAGATAATGCCCCGACTTCCCATCATGCATttcagctttaaaaaaaaaaaaaaaacgcttcacTTTTTCCACATTTCACAATTTTTACAGAAGCTTCATCTGACCTTATACAATGCTCAATAGAACATAGGCCGTCGCAACGCAATGCCCACtcaaataataaaacatttataGCAAAAAATACATTTATCCTTTTAGAACCCTTTAAAAGCATTTGTGCTACCATTTTTTTCTGGTCCTGATCAATGAAAATAGGTGCCTTTCAATAAGCAACTGGTTTTCGTTTTGAGGAAGTGAGAATATTCCTGAGTGGAGAGAAGGTTTAACAGTGTCTTAACGAGTTAATCATTGCACATGATACATTTAAACAACACATATTTAACATCTTTCACTTTAATATCTATCAGGACCAAAATACCTGGCCACAAAATTTagatttcacacacaccctgaagtGTGCTACAATTTTAACTGCCATGAATGGATAACTGAACCCTTTCAAAACATCTTCAAACCGCAGCATGAAGATTCATATCTCAAATTCTGCTCACAGCAAGTGCAAGTCATGTTGCaaaggatacagagagagaaagagggcctGTGTCAGTAAAAAGGAAACTAAAGGGAAGACATGAGTTCCAAACCTCAACAAAAACCCCAAAAACTCTCAATTGTCAAGTGCTACATCACGTAACTGCATCTTATCAAACAAAAGCTTTTGCGGCAGTAGTTCTTCACCATAACATGATATTAAATGACCTGACTGAAAGCTGAAATGCTCTTACAGCCAAAAAACACGAAGCTACAGTAGCTAAAAACAGCAGTGTAATGCTTCAGTCACGCAGAGCGGTTGGAGGGGTGTTGACCCTACACTCGTCCACTCTAAGCCTTAGTTTGATCTCTCTTTTCAACCCAGTcatactgtctgtgtgtcttgcaTTGCATGACCccataataaacaaaacaaaacaaatgcccACAAAATCACATTCATGTGAAATAAACACTATCACGATAAGACCAAACTACTCATAAAAGAcaatcagaaaaaaagaaaaaaaaactaaaccatCAACGGATCTGTCTGGATGAAGGGCAGGTTTGGAAGGTGACTGATCTGAATGGAGAGGGGAATGAATGGAAGTCGCCTGACCGCGTCAAGCCAGGGAGTAAACGACTTGGATGTGGATGTCCCAGTGAGAAAATAAATATGTTACCAATATAATTAGCTTTTCTCCAGCACACAAGAGAAAATATCCACATGGatgtgtccaagtgtgtgtgtgtgtgtgtgtgtgtgtgtgtgtgaaaaatgaCTGTTTGTAGCTATCACTAAGTTGTACTTATAATGCTGTTGTGGTAGTGAGAAATGGTCAGCTTCAGTTTGGAAACGAACAGAGTTTGATGCTTTTAAAACTTTAAACCCACcaggcatacgcacacacacactcactccacggAGCGGCTAGTGGGGGATGTGTTGGGTGACACCGACAGGGGCACTGGCAGGTGGAGAAGGATGGAGAAGGATGGGTGGAGATGGGTGGAGATGGGTGTCCTGCTACCATGTGCTCGACCCCAGGCTAGCAAGCGTCGAGTGGCGGGGTGCGGAGCGGACGTCTAGCAGCCGACGGCGTCGCCGTTGACCTCGTCCTCCTGGTGGCGCGTGGGCAGCGGGCTGCGCGGGGGCGTCGGCTGGACCAGGCCGTTGTGCGGGGCGGGCAGGCTGATGCGCTGGGCCTCCGTGCAGTTGGCCCTCACCGTGACGTGGTCCCAACCGCCCTGCAGGACACGGACAGAGGGAGACTCACATAAGCCCTTTTTCCATTCAAAAGTGAATTCGCTTAAAGACGATGCGCATCGAAAAGTTAGTGCGACACATGTGCTGGACAATGACTTATATCGCTGTAACGTCGGTTTTGTCGTGATAAGTTAATTCGCTCGCCAGAGGTGGATTAAGGAGAGTTAAAGcgatataaatgtgatggaaagGGTTTGGAGCGATTAGCGATAAGTTACTGTGAAGCCTGTtcagaatgttcacaaagttagcgctaaaatctgaattttGTCTCGCGCATTCAAGACGTTCACCATGGTGGTGTCGTGGTGTACCATTCGCTACCTTTGATAAATTCgaagtgttccattcgctacaactgttgatg is part of the Sardina pilchardus chromosome 22, fSarPil1.1, whole genome shotgun sequence genome and encodes:
- the LOC134070264 gene encoding uncharacterized protein LOC134070264 isoform X2, which translates into the protein MGPSRHKMTARDDLDASECRAASLPSGGLPGGVVRMEQRANPLRVWCNRHQWRWLQQERRADVHLQGLRQAWVTPDLHERSSCTWLPASIPTPHSGLCGHDLVRGEVRMSPDATALPLEGMVEATWLNCHRREAHTNLNSPPNDVDLNQIWQPSLRCESLGAREDDNRNELVSYFTRANSIPVLFFEVQPPVYVTCAEASVCSVPAHSPPGHCVYSVCPSDHCGTLPVARRSKNRAESSSPWEDTFQDYNHNDCLLRTTVNHPCHPSTATLSSKSLPECITTPNEPFPRVLPTLLLPESSILWHNTSTEWMTIDSDSPSEAGAELDADTSGERLGRCSDGSTSCSDISEIEDSDSDDAGTDGSDASCQHESSDGHESPSERTGYWCPPPPPVLKRSRGDAHLHTAPSASSEELNATRLRKRVSFFEEVTVFIFDKEAPTQDLKTPCSSVDIQSQKSPGIMPVSTSGHAGHFSAEEIHCDEDDFEWEDDFCTAVPSFPVLTKASRSPWSHISDTSEHPRSSARSRHDWLNCSTYTITHITDSDLE
- the LOC134070264 gene encoding uncharacterized protein LOC134070264 isoform X1, with translation MSYEASVVCELCAVSRRSSQMTARDDLDASECRAASLPSGGLPGGVVRMEQRANPLRVWCNRHQWRWLQQERRADVHLQGLRQAWVTPDLHERSSCTWLPASIPTPHSGLCGHDLVRGEVRMSPDATALPLEGMVEATWLNCHRREAHTNLNSPPNDVDLNQIWQPSLRCESLGAREDDNRNELVSYFTRANSIPVLFFEVQPPVYVTCAEASVCSVPAHSPPGHCVYSVCPSDHCGTLPVARRSKNRAESSSPWEDTFQDYNHNDCLLRTTVNHPCHPSTATLSSKSLPECITTPNEPFPRVLPTLLLPESSILWHNTSTEWMTIDSDSPSEAGAELDADTSGERLGRCSDGSTSCSDISEIEDSDSDDAGTDGSDASCQHESSDGHESPSERTGYWCPPPPPVLKRSRGDAHLHTAPSASSEELNATRLRKRVSFFEEVTVFIFDKEAPTQDLKTPCSSVDIQSQKSPGIMPVSTSGHAGHFSAEEIHCDEDDFEWEDDFCTAVPSFPVLTKASRSPWSHISDTSEHPRSSARSRHDWLNCSTYTITHITDSDLE
- the bhlha15 gene encoding class A basic helix-loop-helix protein 15 produces the protein MKSKGKGVNKRSSQQAWSESDPDINPETEPGSSEQEGSEASVQLRGSWRSRRAQQRRANDDGSEGGGRGVARRRRPHGGARERNVRRLESNERERQRMHKLNNAFQALREAIPHVRTDKKLSKIETLTLAKNYIKALTTIILGMSGGCRSGTEGPDEASVSEASRLLECCQRHLEEDDEESLSKYLTQIHSFTQGS